The DNA window GGGTGGTCAGCAACACGAGTGCGAGTAGCATGAAGCCAGCTTGGAGCATCGTATCTTTTTCGAACAGAGCCATTCCAGCCCTGTCCCTTCGTCCAATCATGGTGCCAATTGCCGTGTTTGCGATGGGGCCACTATTGCGAAGAAATGGCGAAGGGTGGTGAAATGAGCCATGCAGCATCCGAGCCTGACGCTGAACATGATCCAACTGGACCTGGCGAGTCCAGAGCCCATGCAATTCCAACTCTATCGCGCCATGCGTGAGGCGATTGTCACCAAGCAGTTGGCCGCCGGGGGGCGGCTTCCTTCTACGCGTGAACTGGCGCAACGCTGGAAGGTTTCGCGCAATACGGTAATGGGCGCCTTCGACCAGCTCACTGCGGAGGGATACCTGAAAGGCAAGCAAGGAGCTGGAACATTTGTGACCTTCAGTGTTCCGGATTTTTACTCCCGGGTGACTCCTGCCGGACGGGCGGCCTGTGCCGATGTCGTTGCCAGGCGGGAGGCCGCTTTGCGGCAGCGGCGGATGAAGTATCAGGGGTGTACTCATGAGCCTTCTCCGTTGGCTCCGCTCCGTCCCACGGTGCCGTCACTTGAGAATTTTCCGTTTGCGCTGTGGGAGCAATGCCGCAAAGCGGTGCTGCGGCAAGGCGAGCGCTCTCTTCTGACCTACGGCGATACGTTGGGCTACTGGCCCTTGCGCCGAGCGGTGGCGACCTATCTTCGCGATACGCGGGGTGTTCGTTGCGAACCTGCGCAGGTGGTGATCTGTTGCGGGTCGCAGCAGGGGATCTATCTTACGGCCAGTACGCTGCTCGAGCACGGCGAGACGGTCTGGATGGAGGACCCCGGCTATCAGGGCGCCCGTATCGTTTATGAAGGTTTTGGCGCGAAGGTGAAGCCGGTGCCAGTTGATCGCGAAGGCATGGACATCCAGCGTGCTCCGGTCGCCGAGGGGGTGGCGCGCTTGATCCATGTCAGCCCGTCGCATCAGTTTCCACTCGGCCACACGATGAGCTTGGAACGGCGCTTGCGCTTGCTCGATTATGCTGCTGCGAGTGGGGCCTACATTGTCGAGGACGATTACGACAGTGAGTTTCGCTATGAGGGCCGGCCTTTATCGAGCTTGCAAGGGCTGGACCAGAGCGGGTCCGTGGTTTACGTCGGAACCTTTAGCAAGATTTTATTTCCGTCGTTGCGGTTGGGCTACCTCGTGGTGCCGCCTGGTCTGGTGGATCTGTTTGAGCAGTCGCGGTCGCGGATCGATGGAAATCCTACCTTGATCGATCCGGCGACGATTGCGCTGTTCATGGAAGAAGGCCACTTTGCGCGGCACATCCGCAAGATGCGCAGCCTATACCAAGAGCGTTTGGAACTCTTGCACGATGCGGTTGCACGCTATTTGCGCGGAGGGCTGGAGTTGGAGAAGCAGCAGTGTGGGATGCACACCGTGGGTTGGCTCAAAGGCTCGACGCCCGATCAGGAGGTGACGGCTCGCGCACAAAAGAATGGCGTGGTGGCGCCGCCGCTGAGTCAATACACGCGTCGCTTTACACTGCCTCCCGGCCTGGTGCTGGGCTTTGCCGGGTTTCGGGCGGATGAGATCGACAACGCGGTGAAGCGTCTGGCGGACTCAATCCCCTTGTGACAGACCGGAGGCTTCAAACTCGCTTTGTCCACGGACGCGGTTGCGGCGTCCGGGCCACTCCAGACGCATGTCCTTTGAGACTTCGTCGAGCATCTCGACAGTGCAGACCTTGGTTTCTTCGGCAAAGGCGGCCAGCAGCATGTTGTCGCAAACCGCATTGATCAGGCGTGGGATGCCTTGGGTGCGGAGATGAATTTCAGCAAGCAACGGTTCCGGAAAGATCGTCTGGTTCTCAATTCCGGCGTGGACCAGACGGGAGTCGATATACTCGCTTGATTCCTTCAGCGTCAGGGGTTGCAATCCGCAGCGCAGGACGATGCGTTGCTTGAGCTGCCGCAGATTCGGCGCGTCCAGCTTGCGGTCGAGTTCCGGTTGTCCGCTGAGGATGATCTGCAGGAGTTTGCCGATGCGTGGATTTTCGAGGTTGCCGAGAAGACGAATTTCTTCGAGCACATCCCATTCGAGATTATGTGCCTCATCGACAATGAGGACGCTGGTACGGCCTTCGTTGGCTTGCTGGATCAGCAGTTGATTGAGTGCAAAGAGGACTTCGGTTTTCGAGTTGCGCTGGCAGCGGAGATCAAGATCGTAGGCGATCATCTCAAAGAACTGCTCGGAAGTGATGCGGGAGTTGAAGATAAAGGCAAACTCAACGCCAGCTTGTTCGAGATAGTCGCGCAGGCATTCGAGCATCGTCGTCTTACCTGTGCCGACCTCGCCGGTGAGAACGATGAAACCCTTCCGGGATTGCACGCCATAGATCAGGTTGGCCAGCGCCTCTTCATGTTGCGGGCTCCGATAGAGGAACGATGGATCGGGGCTGAGATTGAAAGGGTTTTCTTTAAGACCAAAAAATCCGTTGTACATTTATGAACCTATCCATTCCAAGTGGATCCAGCCTGGCAGGGCGGCGGGCGTATTTTCAAGGTAAACGACGCGGCGAGTCTTCGGGAAGGGAAGGCCCGTTGCAATCGCCGAGGCATAGAAAGGCATCCGCTTCAGAACATCGCGATAGGCTGTATCGGAGGTTTCGCCAAGAGCAGCTTTTGAGGCGAAGCCTCCGCCCCAGCCAATCTGGAGCAGGCAGCCGCGTTTGGCGCCACGAATCGCTTCGAGGCGTTTTTCGAGTTCTGTGAGGATCTGGTTCAGGATCGGAAGACCGCTGCGCTCTGCGTACTGTTTCTGAATCGCAAGCTGGTTGGCGGCCCAGAGATTGGCGGCACTGCTTAAGGTGTCATGCGTCACCGCGTGACGGGAGAGGGGCTTGTCTTTCCAGGCGCCTTCAAAGAGCGTGCCGGGGACGGCCATCTCCGCAAAGGTGGGGGCTGGTTTCCAATCGACACCAAAGGCATCGCCCTTCTTCACCAACTTCGCCGTGCGGGTGAGGTAGACCCGGAAGCTTTCCGCAGGGACGGGCTTGGAATCGCTGACCGCGACGGCCCGGAGCTTATCGTTGCCTCGTTGGCCCAAGGCAAGATTCTCTTCCGCTTGGGCTGCATAGCGAAAGCCACGTTCCTGCTCAAACTGCTGGTTCCACTTCTCGAAGATCTTCGGCTTCTTCTCTGACCATGCTTTGTGGACCAGAGCCGTGCGGAGAGCGCCGCGCAGGGCGCTGCCGGGAAGATAATGGCCACTCGGACCATTGAGGAAGGTGGGGATGAACAGATCGCGGGCAAAGGCGCGGTCCCAAATGGGAGAGTACGCCGGACTCTCAAAAGGAATGCGGCGCAAGGCTGCACTTTGGGCGAGGCCGCCCCAGTTCTGGAAGTCGAACTTTTCGGCCTTGCGGAGCTGGGTGAGATAGCCCTCAAAGACAGGCCGCTTGGCCATCATGGCAAAGATCTTGTCCTGGTCCAGCACGTTGACGTGATCTTTCCAGACCATGTAATCGATGGGAGACAAAGCCTGACCGTCACCAACTAGAGTTGGCGTGAGGATGGTCGCGCGGTATTTCACTTAGTTGTCCTCCTCGACGTAGCGTGGCTCTTCGACAATCGTGGGCTGCTCCACGATATTAGCCTCTTCGACGATAATCGGGTCGGTGAGATAGATATCGGCAAGAACCGGAGCTTCTTCCGCGACGGGTTTGGCCGCCACTTCAACCTTGGCGGGAGGAAGCGGCATCTGGAAGCTGGGTGCTTTCCAGGGAATGGCCGTCGCGACGGCAAAGCCGGCACGCCATACCGGATGCGCAAAACCCTCGGGGGCCACGTCGACCGCGGCGCCGATCGGAGCAGTGGCTGTGACCAGCACTCCGCCCTCGCGCACCATATTCAGACTCTTCTTTTCGGCGCCCCAACCGGCAGTGGATTCCACACGGCCGTTGCGGCGCTTCAGTTCGTAGTAGCCGCTCTTCCAATCGATGGCGTCTGTAGCCGCGGGCACGTAGGTGCTGAGCAGCCAGTAGGCGGAGTTCGGTGTCTCTGGATCGGGTGCGTTGTCGAGAATCAGGTGGGGCCAGGATCCATGTTGGAATTCTGGTGCTTCGGCGCGGCCCCAACCGCGAGCCCGCTCGCCTCCAAAGCCCGTGTCTGCCAGCAGACGGAAGGCCGCTTTCACCAGAGATTCCCAACGCAGTTTTGCTGTGTCATCGGAGAAGAGGGCGGAGAGCCAGAGCCCGACGCCCTGGTTGAATTCGATGCAACCACTGAGGAAGGCTTCGCCGCTCACGCCCGTATTGCGATCGACCGGTGCGGTGCTGCGCGTCCGTTCCCGGAACGGTGTTTGCGAGCCAGCAGGAAGCAGACAGCCTGTGATGCCGTCGACTTCCCAGCGGTCTTCGCGGAAGGCTTGACCGGCCAGCAGTTCATCAATCACACTGAGCGGAATGAGCCGCGCCGCCTGCCAGTTCATCTTCGAGGTGGCTTGTGCCGGCGGCCAGAGCGTCACCGGCGCCGGTGCATAGAGCTGGCGCCCAAAGAACGGGAACATCGAGCTGAAGCGGACTGCTGGACGCTCGCTGGTCGCAGTTGCAGCCAGCCAGGCATCCAACTCCCCGAGCTGGGCCATGGCCTGGGTGACCGCGCTAAAGACGCGGTCAGACGGAAAAGTAGCCGAGAGCTCGTCGTGACGCCCGGTGTCGCCGGCAATGCGCCAGGGCCCGGTAGGCCGGAGGCGAATGAGCAGCGCAGACATTAGGCCTCGAGCTTCTGGGTGATGTCAGAGACTTGGGCGCGCAGGGTGGCCAGATCGCTTGCCGCCGCTGCTTCGGTTTCCGCGCCGCCTTTATAGAAGGCTGCATTGCGCCAGGTGAGCTTCAGATTCGTAAAGCTGACGCGGCCGCTGCCACGGCTGCCGCCGCCGCCGAGGGTGTCATCCTCAAGCAGGCTCAGGCCCTGGATCAGGGTGCCGAGCAGTTCCTTATCTTCGGCGCAAAGAACATCAAGCACGATGCGCAGTTTGAAGCTGGCGCCAGCCGGAACGCGTTCGAGAGTGCGGGACTGGCTCTGGGCAGTGATGCGATCGATTGCCGATTCGCTCTTCACTTCGGTGAGTTCGTCGTCGAGGCTCTCGCGCATCGCCGCGGTGATGCTGTCGAGATTCAGCGGCGCGTCCGAGATGCTGAGCCGGGCCGGTGTGATCGTCGCCTGGCCGAGCGCATCGCCTTCGACACGTTCCACACGTCCGGGGACGCGGCCAAAGAGCAGGCAGATCTCGTCGCTCGGGGAGTCGCTCGAATGGATGCGCACTTCCTGTCCCTTGCGCTTCGAAACATAGACCAACTGCTTTGGAGTCGCCAGACCCAGCGCCTGTTCGAGCAGCGAGCGCAGACGGCCACGCAGACTGGAGCCGGGCACATAAGGACGGCCGAAGGCGTCTTTGACCACCGGGTTGTCGGCGCCGCCGATTTCGAGAGTGCCTTTGCCCGCGCCAATGTGGAGGCCGGTTTCGCAGACGAGATCGCCTTCAATGAGGAGCTTGCCAAGGAAGCTCAATTCAGTTTGTGCAGTGTGTGAACTCATGGTTGGGGATCCCTTATTCGTTGTAGGCGACGATGGCTTCAAACAAGTCGCGGAAGCGGTCATAGCCACGCTGGTCGTTCTTGCGCGTGACCTGGAGAAGGAGACGTTCGAGCACGTCGAGACTGCGCAGGCCGTGGCGGGCAATCGTATAGGCCAGGCGGGCACGGAGCATGACGAACTCGTGCTGGCGTTCTGTCTCGACGCTGCGGCAGGCACGGCGGACGGCGTTGTAGAAACGGCGCAGTTGCGAACGCGTACCCGAATCCATGTCGCGCAAACGGGCGACGATGGCGTGTGCCTGATTGTCGAGATAGAGGCTATCAGCGATCAGCTTGTCGAGATCGATGTCGGGTGTGAAGTCGCCGAAGCGTGGGCCGCCGCCACCGCCGCCTGGGCGTGGGCCACGGTCCCCACCGGGTCTCGGACCACGGTCTCCTTCGGGTCTCGGGCCACGAGGACCACGATCGCCTCCCCCTTGCGGAGGACGATTTCCTTGGGGGCGTCTGTCCCCTTGTTGCTGCGGCTTCTGTTCCGTCTTCGGTTTTTCCGAGACCGGAGCTTCCTGCTTGATCGCTTCTTCCGACATACAGTAATTCCTCGCGTTAAGCGTTGATCGAGATTCGGGTGAGTTCCAGGCCTACGCGGCCCGAAGGCCGGAGTCTGGTTTGGCCGGCATTCTTGCCGATAAATTCAGCAAGCAGCCGGTTGCGCGTGCGTTCAAAGTCACGCGATTCATTTTCGGTTTCGAGCGCGAGGCTCAATCGCCGGTAGAGTCGCCAGGGCCGTTCAAAACGGCCGGTCTTGCGCCGCAAACTCTGATACCCACTTTCCCGGAAGAAGGCGGAGAGCTCAGAGACGAATTGCGGGGATGCGCCATAGTTGCGGATCATCCGGAGGCAGAGCTCCCGGATCTCCAGAGCATCGGGCAGTTGCTTCCAATCGAGGACGCGCCCGAACAGATAAATCGAATCCCGTGATGCCGCTTGTGCCAAGCGGAGCGATGCGCTGACTTCAGCAACCGCAGCAGACTGCTCGCCTGCCGCGAGGGCGGCGGAAATGCTCTTGCCTTCCACCCCAGCCGTGTCGCTCAAGTTCACTTCCGCCATGGTCTGGAAAAGACGCTGGATCTCTTGCGCCACCTTCAGCAGCGCGTCGACCTCACCATATACTGTGAAGCCTTCGAGACCCGAATCGATGATGGCGACTTTGCCTGTGCAATCGGGAAGACGGAGCAGCAGCGTCTGGAGCTCGCCTGCGAAGAAGTTCTTATAAAGGTGATTCAGCCGGAGATGCTCTTCAACCGTGGTCGCGCGACGGAGACGAATCTCCAGGGCGTCGACGGCAATCTTCATCGCTGCACCCTTGCGGCGCTTGAGTGCGCTCAGGTCGAGATGCGCATTCCAGGGCAGAGCATCGGCCTCATAGCCAAGCTTGTAGTTGAATTTCGATTCGCCAAACACGAAGCGGGTTGGCATGGCATCATCGACGCCAATCGAGGTAGCCGTTGGCGCTGCCTGCGCGAGTTGGACAAAGTAGTCCTGGTCTGCGCTGTTGTGCTTGGGCGTCGAGGCGAGGAACGAATCGGCTGTGGCCTTGGTGCCCATCCCACGCTTCATCTCTTCAAAGAGACGCTTGCGGACCACGGACCAATCTCCGAGATTCTCGGTGATTGCGAAGTTCAGTTCGAGTTCCCCTTCACAAAGCTCCTCGAGTTGCTGCGCGGCCAGGCGGAGGAAATCTTCCGCTCTGCTCTGGAATTCCTGGGGGACTAGGAGGAGAAAGGAGGAGCCACTCGAGGCACCGAGCAGCATCTTGGAGAGACCGAGGTGATCCAGCAGCGCACGTGGAATCACTTCGCCGGCGAGGCTCAGATAAAGGTGGCGTCCGAGGAGTTCAGCACTGTTGCGTCCGGCGAGTGGGCGTAGAAATTCGCCTTTTGGCGAAATCTTCCCTTCAACAAAAATCTGGATCGACATGGTATTGGTGGGTGCTGGGAGTTCCGCTCTCGGAAACTCCCAGCCTAGCATATCCCCTGCGGTAAAACGGTCGATGCTGGGAATGTCCAGAATCGACCGGAACGGCTACTTTTGGGACCGGATGCGCTGCATCAGAAGGGCCAGGCCAGCGCCCATCAGAGCCCAGCTTCCAGGCTCGGGCACTCCTTCAAAATCAAAGGTGGTGCTGTTCCCACTGAAGGTGATGGTGACGTTGTCGATATAAGCATTGAAGACGTCCCCAGGAGATGCGGCGCCCACCGTAAAACGGATTGCCCCATAGTCCTTGTCTGTTGCCAATTTTGCATTCGGATGCAGCGCCAGGTAATTGCTGAGCGTGTTCACGTTCGCCCCTGGGCCGAAGTCGAAATCCGTCCAGAATCCTCCCGCGAAGACATTCCAGGTTTGCCATTGATCGAGTACGGGCGCTCCCTGATTCGGAATGAGATTGCTGTAATCCGGGCGCTGGTATTCCGGCTCAAAATACAAAGCGTCATCGCTGGTGCCATCACCGTTCCAATCAATCCATATTTTTAAGTAAGTAAGCTGCGCGCCATTCCAGGAAGTTCCATAGGTAGAGTAACTGAGCCCCTGCAGATCGGATAGCAAGAGTCCGTCGTAACTATTGATTCCTGCATAGGTGAGGAGGCTGCCATCAGTTCCGGAATTGAGATTAAGGCTGCCAGATCCTAGTGGGGGAATATCCGGGCCTACGACTAGTTTTACGCTTCCATCGCTCGTGAGGCTTTTGCCGTAGGTCCATCCTTGCGGATTGTTCGGATCCACGACAAGTGTCGCGGCGTTCGCTGTGAGAGTGAGTGCTAGTAAGGATAGGCCGATTTGTCTCGAAAACAAAAGTATCATTTATACTCCTTGCTCTAGTTCGGGGGATCAGAGGGAGTATATTGATAAGTTTTAGAAATGTCGATGCGAGTTTGTACCAGAAGTTCCGGTACTAAGTTGGCTAGGGTAGTCCATTTATCCAGTATGAGATTGTATGTTTTTTGCCATGTAAGTAAATGAGCTTGGCTGCCCGGTCTGATTCCGGGCTTTTTTCGTTGAGGAGTGCCTGGACCAGGCCTTCTCGAAACCATTCTGGATGCGAAATCTTGGTATTGGACTCCAGGATGGCGTGGAGCAGTTCGTGCCGCAGCGTGGCAAGGGATGGATTGGGAGGCAGTTTGATATCGCGTCCGCGAGTGGCTCCTTGCACCTTGGTGCTGATGCCGGTTGCGTCGCGAAAGGCCTCCCGGGTGGGGAAGACGCGAAGGGTGGGATTGACCTTAAATCCGGTGAGGGCTTCGAGCAGGGGGAGTTCCCGGTCGGCCTCGGCGAGCAGCGCCTTGTCGCGCGTGAGATTGGTGGTGTACAGCGTGATGCGGGGGGATTTCAAGCTGCGCCAGGATAAGCCGGAAGCGGCTGGCGAAATCCGGGTGCCTGGATAATACTCCGCCAGGATCTGCTCGCGGGTTTTCCCTTTGGCCGCCATGGCTTCGGCGCTATTTTGCGGCATTCCGATTCCATGCCCGCGTCCGCGGCCTGTGAAGGTCAACATCGCTCCTTCACGCTTGACCTCAAAGAGCCGTGAGGGCAATTTCTCCCAGCCCATCGTGCGGCCTATTGCCATGCGGAAGCTGGCGGCTTCTGCCGGATGACCAAAGACATCAAGGGAGCGGGCGCGGCCCGATGTGTCCTTGTCACGAACCCGGAAGTTCTGTGTGATGAAGGTCAGATTCAAGGCCTGAGCGAGTTGTGTTGCTTTGATGGTCCAGGTCCAGCGGGAGGCGGGAGTGTCCTGCCACCAGGGATCGCGGCGTTGGAGGAGATAAGGCGCATCAGAGGATGCTTCGAGCCAGCCGCCGGAATCGGCATGGTAGTAAGCGGCTGCCGGTTGTCCGTTGAACCAGAGGAGTTCTGCTTCGGTCGCTTGCACGGCATCGAGAAGGGGCTGGTGTTTGGTTGCCGTGAAACGGGCGTCCTGGCAATGGGTGGTGTCACAGTAATCGAACCCCTCCTCGGGGTGGCGGCGGGCATTGCGAACGCGAAAGTGCGCGGCGTAGGTGCGCGCCGCGATTGCCATGGCTTCGAGCGAAGCAGGATGCTGGAAGGCAGCGGCTTCGCCTTCGAGCACGGCGGCGACATAGGCTTCGAGCGGCACCTGTGTGGTGAGGAGATAATGGCCGTCGCGCAAGGCGACGGTCAGGGGGCCGGGCGCGTTGAGCCGGCTGGTATTCGCTTCGATGGGAGTGCCTGCGGGGTAATGGCCCGGCTTCAGGTTCAATCGCGAGGGCGGGTTCTGCCAGAAGAGGCGGATCGATACGGATTTGGGGTCATCGGGAGGAGCGGCGGTGGAGAAAAGGCTGGCGAAGATTTTGGCGGCGAAGGGTGCCGCGTCGCCGCCACCGGAGCCAGAGTCCAGATGAATCAACAGGATGTAGCGGGGTCTTGAGGCGGGAGCATAACCGAGAAAAACGGCGGAGTCGCGCATGGTGCCGGTCTTGCCCGCAACCTGGGTAGACGAGACTGCCGCCAGACGGGCGGTGCCGTACTCGACGGCTTGCTCCATCCCGTCGAAGACAGGACGCAGCCGCTCTTCTCGCGATCTTGCGATAAGACGGCGTGCGGCGGCGAGCAGATTTGCCAGTGTGGTGGTTGTGGCTTGTTGGTTCAGTCCGAAGCGGGCGTAACCGCGGGTCAGATCTTCCTTGTCCATGCGGGTGGCGAGCTTGTCGAAATACTCGTTGTCGGAATAGGCGAGGCGTTCGGGGGCCTTGTCGCTCTGCCGGTACAGACCCGCTTCGATGTAGGCGGCCAGGGTGAATGGTTTGAGGACGCTGCCCGGCCGGAAGGGCGTCGTGTTGGCGCGCGGAAGATTCCAAACTCCAGCCAACGCATTGGTTTCAAGATCAAAAAGGAGGGCCGAGCCGGATCGCCCGGCGAAGTCCGGTTTCAGATCGCGAGGAGCAGCGCTAAGTGCGAGGCAGACAAGCGCCAGTGAAAACCGCATAGTATTTCTCCGGACAGCGGACAGGCTTCATCTCCAAATTGACGAACAGATGCCGCGTGGCACCGGTGGCCAGGAGCTGCTGGTCACTGGCCCGGAGGATGGCATATTCAATGCGCATCATGCGACTTTGCACTTCTACCACCGTGGTTTTGATGTCGATCAGGTCATCGTAGCGAGCGGCGGATTTGTAATTGACTTCCACTCCCAGCACGGCGACACGCACGCCCTCCCGCTCCATCTCGGCGTAGTTCACGCCTGCCGCGCGCATGGCCTCGACACGTCCGACTTCCATCCAAACAACGTAGTTGGCGTGGTAGACGACGCCCATCTGATCGGTCTCGGCATAACGCACCCGGACCTGCGTGGTGTTCTCAAGCATCCAGTTTCTCAATGTTATCGCGCATGGGATAATTGATCACACATGAAGAGACTTAGTTTGGCGCTGGCCGTACTCTTGCCTGCGGCGATGTGGGGCCAGAAACTGGCTGATATCGAGAAGCGGGTGACCGAATTTCAATTGGCCAATGGGGTGACCTTTGTCATTTATGAGCGGCATCAGGCACCCGTTGTGAGCTTTTTCAGCCGTATCAATGCCGGGGGCGCGGATGACCCCAAAGGCCAGGCTGGGCTCGCGCACATGTTTGAGCACATGGCGTTCAAGGGAACCACTACCATCGGCAGTTTGAACTTTCCCCAGGAAAAGCTGGCGATGGCGCAGGTGGAAGTCGCCTACGATGCGCTCTCCGCGGAACGGGGCAAG is part of the Bryobacter aggregatus MPL3 genome and encodes:
- a CDS encoding PLP-dependent aminotransferase family protein; this encodes MQHPSLTLNMIQLDLASPEPMQFQLYRAMREAIVTKQLAAGGRLPSTRELAQRWKVSRNTVMGAFDQLTAEGYLKGKQGAGTFVTFSVPDFYSRVTPAGRAACADVVARREAALRQRRMKYQGCTHEPSPLAPLRPTVPSLENFPFALWEQCRKAVLRQGERSLLTYGDTLGYWPLRRAVATYLRDTRGVRCEPAQVVICCGSQQGIYLTASTLLEHGETVWMEDPGYQGARIVYEGFGAKVKPVPVDREGMDIQRAPVAEGVARLIHVSPSHQFPLGHTMSLERRLRLLDYAAASGAYIVEDDYDSEFRYEGRPLSSLQGLDQSGSVVYVGTFSKILFPSLRLGYLVVPPGLVDLFEQSRSRIDGNPTLIDPATIALFMEEGHFARHIRKMRSLYQERLELLHDAVARYLRGGLELEKQQCGMHTVGWLKGSTPDQEVTARAQKNGVVAPPLSQYTRRFTLPPGLVLGFAGFRADEIDNAVKRLADSIPL
- a CDS encoding ExeA family protein translates to MYNGFFGLKENPFNLSPDPSFLYRSPQHEEALANLIYGVQSRKGFIVLTGEVGTGKTTMLECLRDYLEQAGVEFAFIFNSRITSEQFFEMIAYDLDLRCQRNSKTEVLFALNQLLIQQANEGRTSVLIVDEAHNLEWDVLEEIRLLGNLENPRIGKLLQIILSGQPELDRKLDAPNLRQLKQRIVLRCGLQPLTLKESSEYIDSRLVHAGIENQTIFPEPLLAEIHLRTQGIPRLINAVCDNMLLAAFAEETKVCTVEMLDEVSKDMRLEWPGRRNRVRGQSEFEASGLSQGD
- the csm5 gene encoding type III-A CRISPR-associated RAMP protein Csm5, with amino-acid sequence MKYRATILTPTLVGDGQALSPIDYMVWKDHVNVLDQDKIFAMMAKRPVFEGYLTQLRKAEKFDFQNWGGLAQSAALRRIPFESPAYSPIWDRAFARDLFIPTFLNGPSGHYLPGSALRGALRTALVHKAWSEKKPKIFEKWNQQFEQERGFRYAAQAEENLALGQRGNDKLRAVAVSDSKPVPAESFRVYLTRTAKLVKKGDAFGVDWKPAPTFAEMAVPGTLFEGAWKDKPLSRHAVTHDTLSSAANLWAANQLAIQKQYAERSGLPILNQILTELEKRLEAIRGAKRGCLLQIGWGGGFASKAALGETSDTAYRDVLKRMPFYASAIATGLPFPKTRRVVYLENTPAALPGWIHLEWIGS
- the csm4 gene encoding type III-A CRISPR-associated RAMP protein Csm4 yields the protein MSALLIRLRPTGPWRIAGDTGRHDELSATFPSDRVFSAVTQAMAQLGELDAWLAATATSERPAVRFSSMFPFFGRQLYAPAPVTLWPPAQATSKMNWQAARLIPLSVIDELLAGQAFREDRWEVDGITGCLLPAGSQTPFRERTRSTAPVDRNTGVSGEAFLSGCIEFNQGVGLWLSALFSDDTAKLRWESLVKAAFRLLADTGFGGERARGWGRAEAPEFQHGSWPHLILDNAPDPETPNSAYWLLSTYVPAATDAIDWKSGYYELKRRNGRVESTAGWGAEKKSLNMVREGGVLVTATAPIGAAVDVAPEGFAHPVWRAGFAVATAIPWKAPSFQMPLPPAKVEVAAKPVAEEAPVLADIYLTDPIIVEEANIVEQPTIVEEPRYVEEDN
- the csm3 gene encoding type III-A CRISPR-associated RAMP protein Csm3 — translated: MSSHTAQTELSFLGKLLIEGDLVCETGLHIGAGKGTLEIGGADNPVVKDAFGRPYVPGSSLRGRLRSLLEQALGLATPKQLVYVSKRKGQEVRIHSSDSPSDEICLLFGRVPGRVERVEGDALGQATITPARLSISDAPLNLDSITAAMRESLDDELTEVKSESAIDRITAQSQSRTLERVPAGASFKLRIVLDVLCAEDKELLGTLIQGLSLLEDDTLGGGGSRGSGRVSFTNLKLTWRNAAFYKGGAETEAAAASDLATLRAQVSDITQKLEA
- the csm2 gene encoding type III-A CRISPR-associated protein Csm2, translated to MSEEAIKQEAPVSEKPKTEQKPQQQGDRRPQGNRPPQGGGDRGPRGPRPEGDRGPRPGGDRGPRPGGGGGGPRFGDFTPDIDLDKLIADSLYLDNQAHAIVARLRDMDSGTRSQLRRFYNAVRRACRSVETERQHEFVMLRARLAYTIARHGLRSLDVLERLLLQVTRKNDQRGYDRFRDLFEAIVAYNE
- a CDS encoding PEP-CTERM sorting domain-containing protein, giving the protein MFSRQIGLSLLALTLTANAATLVVDPNNPQGWTYGKSLTSDGSVKLVVGPDIPPLGSGSLNLNSGTDGSLLTYAGINSYDGLLLSDLQGLSYSTYGTSWNGAQLTYLKIWIDWNGDGTSDDALYFEPEYQRPDYSNLIPNQGAPVLDQWQTWNVFAGGFWTDFDFGPGANVNTLSNYLALHPNAKLATDKDYGAIRFTVGAASPGDVFNAYIDNVTITFSGNSTTFDFEGVPEPGSWALMGAGLALLMQRIRSQK
- a CDS encoding SpoIID/LytB domain-containing protein yields the protein MRFSLALVCLALSAAPRDLKPDFAGRSGSALLFDLETNALAGVWNLPRANTTPFRPGSVLKPFTLAAYIEAGLYRQSDKAPERLAYSDNEYFDKLATRMDKEDLTRGYARFGLNQQATTTTLANLLAAARRLIARSREERLRPVFDGMEQAVEYGTARLAAVSSTQVAGKTGTMRDSAVFLGYAPASRPRYILLIHLDSGSGGGDAAPFAAKIFASLFSTAAPPDDPKSVSIRLFWQNPPSRLNLKPGHYPAGTPIEANTSRLNAPGPLTVALRDGHYLLTTQVPLEAYVAAVLEGEAAAFQHPASLEAMAIAARTYAAHFRVRNARRHPEEGFDYCDTTHCQDARFTATKHQPLLDAVQATEAELLWFNGQPAAAYYHADSGGWLEASSDAPYLLQRRDPWWQDTPASRWTWTIKATQLAQALNLTFITQNFRVRDKDTSGRARSLDVFGHPAEAASFRMAIGRTMGWEKLPSRLFEVKREGAMLTFTGRGRGHGIGMPQNSAEAMAAKGKTREQILAEYYPGTRISPAASGLSWRSLKSPRITLYTTNLTRDKALLAEADRELPLLEALTGFKVNPTLRVFPTREAFRDATGISTKVQGATRGRDIKLPPNPSLATLRHELLHAILESNTKISHPEWFREGLVQALLNEKSPESDRAAKLIYLHGKKHTISYWINGLP
- a CDS encoding acyl-CoA thioesterase, whose protein sequence is MLENTTQVRVRYAETDQMGVVYHANYVVWMEVGRVEAMRAAGVNYAEMEREGVRVAVLGVEVNYKSAARYDDLIDIKTTVVEVQSRMMRIEYAILRASDQQLLATGATRHLFVNLEMKPVRCPEKYYAVFTGACLPRT